The nucleotide window TCTGTCCGTTTAGGTCTGACCTGAGTGGCCTGCTGATTTCGCGATGCTGTTCCCTCGCCCCACTGCATTTATTACATCACACATTGCTATCCCTCTCTCATTcattcccttcccccctccgTATGAGATGAGAAGGCCGGTTGCTGAATACCTGTAAGAAAGAACCCAAACGCAGCCTGAGAACCCGTTTGCCGCATTGATTCCGGAGCAGCAATTCGCTGTCATCCCCAAGTTCACTCTTGAATCCGGTGTTACTCTTTACAATGTGCCTGTGGCATACACCACAAGAGGCAAGCTCTCGCCCAACGGCGACAATGCCATGGTCATATGCCATGCCTTGACTGGCAGCGCTGATGTCGGTGACTGGTGGGGACCCCTCCTCGGAGGGCCCGGCAGAGCTTTCGACACATCGCGGTTCTTCATCGTCTGCATGAACGCCTTGGGAAGTCCCTACGGCACTGCGAGTCCGGTCACTGCCAAGGACGGAGACCCGTCGAGGGGCAGATACGGCCCCGAGTTTCCCTTGACCACGATCCGCGACGATGTCAAGTGAGTTGAGGTCCCTCTTGTAGCTCAGACTGTTGAGAAAGCTGACGAATTCTAGCCTCCATAAGCTCCTCTTGGATGATTTGGGCGTCAAGCAAGTTGCCGCAGTCATCGGTGGGTCACTGGGCGGCATGTTTGTGTTGGAGTGGGCGTATTTCGGCAAGGAGTATATCCGATGCGTCGTGCCCATCGCAACATCGAGCAGGCATAGCGCATGGGGCATCAGCTGGGGCGAGGCTCAACGGCAGAGCATCTACGCCGATCCGAAATACGACGACGGCTACTACTCTTTTGACGACCCCCCGTCGACTGGTCTTGGCGCCGCCCGCATGTCTGCCCTCTTGACCTACCGCAGCCGCAACTCGTTCGAGTCGCGGTTCGGACGCAACATCCCCGACCCTTCTAGACGGCAAACGATCCGCGAGAGGCCCAGACCCAGCACGCCGTCGGAAGCGCACTTCCACATCCACAACGACGGCCACAACGTCAAGCGCGGCAGCCTGTCGCGTCAGAACAGCCAGGGcagcgcgtcgaggacgccggtAGAGAgcacgacggccgaggcggtcaCCGAGGCGCTCGACCCTCAATTCCACGGCCCGCAGACCGAGAGCCTGACCGGGGGTGACAAGCTCCCGACGTCGACCTATTTCTCGGCGCAGTCCTACCTGCGTTACCAGGGACAGAAGTTCGTCAAACGTTTCGACAGCAATTGCTACATCGCCATGACAAGGAAGCTGGACACCCACGACGTGTCTCGGGACCGTGCCGCGACCATCGCAGAGGCCTTGGCGTTGATCGAGCAGCCCACCCTGGTCCTGGGCATCGAGAGCGACGGACTTTTCACGTTTGCGGAGCAGGAAGAGATTGCGGAGCACGTCAAGGACGCCAGGCTTGAGCGGATCGACAGCCCCGAGGGCCACGACGCGTTCCTGCTCCAGTTCGAGCAGGTGAACCGCTATGTCTTGGACTTTTTGAAGCAGACGCTGCCGGACATCATggacaagaagggcgaggaagtcgaAGAGCTCGGTGTCGGCCAGTTGACCAAGAGCAGCACCTTTGGAGAGGCCGAAGTGGAGGACATCACCGCGTGGTAAGACAACCGCGGGGACAGGGCGCGGTGAAATCGGTTGGCCTCGGCGTAtggccgggagggggggtggtttTTGCGTGCTTGTTTGTTTTGTTTCAACATGACTGGAGTCTTTTCAACAACTCAGCGATACACATACGGGAAATagacgggggggggacagaaTTGGATCTTGCGGCACTGCTATTCGATGACGTGAAGCCTGGTTTCGGGGAGAGATATGTCCGGAATGAGAGGCACATGGTAAGAAAATGCCGCACTACCGAATGCTCCGTGGATCAGCTCATTTCGGCGACGAGAGACGGGAGACGGGAGATGACGGTGTCGGTCGGCGGACTAGCCATTGGCGAGCGGGTTTTCTTGCCATCTTCTCATCGTACGCCCAAGCGCCGGGCTATGCTAGACCCCTCACAACCAGCAAAGcagatgccgtcgccgtctgtATGAACGGCAGACCTTGTTGCCAATTGTTGCCAATTATGACCAAAGGCTATTCTCGGCCGTTGCCCGGTCCTCAATGGGGCAATCTGACCCTTCGATCTGGGCTTCTACTCGGCGTACGAAACCGATACGAGTATACATCGTACTACTTAAGTAACCCTGTGTGAAGCAGTGGGGGAAATAACAGGGGGTCGCGTCTTCGGGGAGGCTCGCCGTAGAGATCACGAACAACACTCCTTTTACAGTGAAAGGCCCAGGAACCCCAGCTCTCGATTCTCGTCCGTCCAGAGCAGAGCAGTTGGCACAAGcgggaggcgacgacgaactATGCGCAGGTTCGGACAGTCAAGCAAGACGGCGATGAGCGCACGGGTAAAAAGGGTTAAAGGTCGGTTGAtgaggaagggaaaaaatAAGAAATGGTACGGGTTCTGTACTGTACAGATGTTGTGAGGAAGATGACTCGATCGCCAGGCGGTTATTGAGAAGGAACCAATTTTGAAACCAAACTCTATTAGGCGCAAAGGCCAACAGCAGGCGTCAGGGACTTGAGCGTACAGACGTACAGACTGTACAGTACAGACGAAGACTTCCGTGCTGAATGGACTGGGCCTGGATCCCATCGACTATGCAAGCTACATCATTAGGAATGCCGTGCCTCATCCCAGTGATTCCGGCACATCACCGAAaggccggccgccgccgaccttcCAGGTGTCGTCGAGCACTGGTTACACGTGTGAGAGTGCATCCCTGTCATTGGCTCGGGGAATCCTTGTACGAAGGATTCACAGTGCAAGAAGGGCCCCTTTTCGACAAGCCAGGCGAGAAGAGCGTTGGCAGATCTGGAGAccgtgggggggggggggggggctgtcAACAGTCATTTACCCGTCGAAGGGCATCCATCCACAAGGTGGAGCGAGGGGCAATCGTCTCTTGGCTGACAAGACTGGATCGTTTAAACTGCGTTGAGGCTGCAACCACAAAATCCATTTCCATCGAGGTGAGACAAAAGGGCTAGGAGGAACGGCGCGCCGGTTCGTCGAGTGCAAAATGGGAAAGAAGaatgggaggggagggagagatgTGTTTTCAACGTGTTTTATCCCACATGAGACacaaggaagagaagagccCAATCGGGACGGATCTGCAGGACGGTCTGCGTCAAGAAGGGGGTCCCGTGTGCCCGGCGTTCCAGCATCCTTCTAGAAGGGACATCCCTGTTGTTGACCAAGAGAGTGTTGTGTGGGGGCGAGgtggaaggagaggagaagcCACCGGCGCATGAAGAGCAGAAAAGCGACGCCTTCCCACCTTCCATTGCCATTGATTTCTCTCGGGTCCGTGGTCAGTCAGTGCCCGCTCAAATGAAGAAGGAAGGCACGTTCGCGCCGTTGAAGACGGGTGAACGGCATGAAGGAAGTGGGGCTGCTCGGTTTACGCCTTCCATGTCAACTCACGTATCG belongs to Colletotrichum higginsianum IMI 349063 chromosome 5, whole genome shotgun sequence and includes:
- a CDS encoding Homoserine O-acetyltransferase produces the protein MYLLLQLQLRHFRRKSLATRPVIQSHTEQAQSPDSSYISHISPSPRSSSFCSLALALSGLGICWHHRVHGAIFNLAKSTVPLVHSEIGMAAQNLQNGAQPKYERTQTQPENPFAALIPEQQFAVIPKFTLESGVTLYNVPVAYTTRGKLSPNGDNAMVICHALTGSADVGDWWGPLLGGPGRAFDTSRFFIVCMNALGSPYGTASPVTAKDGDPSRGRYGPEFPLTTIRDDVNLHKLLLDDLGVKQVAAVIGGSLGGMFVLEWAYFGKEYIRCVVPIATSSRHSAWGISWGEAQRQSIYADPKYDDGYYSFDDPPSTGLGAARMSALLTYRSRNSFESRFGRNIPDPSRRQTIRERPRPSTPSEAHFHIHNDGHNVKRGSLSRQNSQGSASRTPVESTTAEAVTEALDPQFHGPQTESLTGGDKLPTSTYFSAQSYLRYQGQKFVKRFDSNCYIAMTRKLDTHDVSRDRAATIAEALALIEQPTLVLGIESDGLFTFAEQEEIAEHVKDARLERIDSPEGHDAFLLQFEQVNRYVLDFLKQTLPDIMDKKGEEVEELGVGQLTKSSTFGEAEVEDITAW